Proteins from a single region of Candidatus Effluviviaceae Genus I sp.:
- a CDS encoding 30S ribosomal protein S20, whose translation HNRAWKSRVSTAIKTARSASAEEKDQAVRKAVSVLDKAAKVGVVKKQTARRRKSRLMAAAAKEK comes from the coding sequence CACAACCGCGCCTGGAAGTCGAGGGTCTCCACGGCCATCAAGACGGCCCGCTCGGCCTCGGCCGAGGAGAAGGACCAGGCCGTGCGGAAGGCCGTGTCCGTGCTCGACAAGGCGGCCAAGGTCGGCGTCGTGAAGAAGCAGACGGCCAGGAGGAGGAAGTCGCGCCTCATGGCCGCCGCGGCGAAGGAGAAGTAG